Proteins found in one Pseudomonadota bacterium genomic segment:
- the kdpC gene encoding K(+)-transporting ATPase subunit C has product MKNLLIELRISLIATASLAVLLCVIYPLLVWLLGQGIFPAKANGSLVMQEGKIAGSSLISQGFAGPKYFHPRPSLAGQGHDPANSGGSNLGPTSQKLIDATKQRVIDYRSENGLGIDSLVPADAVTASASGLDPHVSLKNALLQATRIAKTRGLSTNSVLKEIEKHTEGRDLGILGESRVNVLMLNMGLDKILK; this is encoded by the coding sequence ATGAAAAACTTACTCATTGAGCTTCGCATCTCTTTAATCGCTACAGCATCCCTTGCTGTTCTTCTGTGCGTGATTTATCCTCTGCTGGTATGGCTTTTGGGCCAGGGCATTTTCCCGGCAAAGGCCAACGGTTCCCTGGTCATGCAAGAAGGCAAGATTGCCGGGTCAAGCCTTATTTCGCAGGGGTTTGCAGGTCCTAAATATTTTCACCCCCGTCCGTCCTTAGCAGGCCAGGGCCATGATCCCGCCAACTCAGGCGGAAGCAATCTTGGACCAACCTCGCAAAAACTTATAGACGCAACAAAGCAACGGGTCATCGATTATCGCTCTGAAAACGGCCTGGGTATTGACAGCCTCGTCCCTGCCGATGCCGTCACTGCATCGGCAAGTGGCCTTGACCCTCATGTCAGCCTAAAAAATGCCCTGCTGCAGGCAACTCGCATAGCAAAAACACGTGGCCTGAGCACTAACAGCGTTCTCAAAGAGATTGAAAAACACACCGAAGGTCGTGATCTTGGAATACTCGGTGAATCGAGGGTAAATGTACTCATGCTGAATATGGGACTTGATAAAATTTTGAAATAA